The Streptococcus suis DNA window CAATACTGTTATCCCAAAAATACTCATTGTATCCATAAGTAATGGTAAAACATATCCCATATCCAACTGTCCAAATTGACAGCAACAGCACAGTTTTTGCAAGCACAACTTTATATCGTGACAAGCCTTTTGTCAGCACAAGTAATAATGTTCCAGATTTATATTCTTTAGTAAATATATCGCTAAATATAAGTACAAACGCAATCAGCGCAATCGGAATGTTCTTAAAAAATTGTGTCCATGAAGTCAAAGCAGTCACTTGAATATTTGTGACAATCAACCCACTTTCTGACATTGAGTCAGATAACATTTTCATCATCCATGGTGTTAGCTTCGCAACCGCAGGACTCATAATACCGAACAGTACAAATAGTAATATAATAATCATAATTTTACCTGTTCGTGTAGCTTCCATATATTCTTTTCTCATAAGAGCTAACAGAGATTTCATTTTGTCACCTCCAAAAACAGAGTTTCAAGCGTAGGCTCTAATCGTTCAATTTTTTGTATAGGGATTCTGTT harbors:
- a CDS encoding ABC transporter permease, with the translated sequence MKSLLALMRKEYMEATRTGKIMIIILLFVLFGIMSPAVAKLTPWMMKMLSDSMSESGLIVTNIQVTALTSWTQFFKNIPIALIAFVLIFSDIFTKEYKSGTLLLVLTKGLSRYKVVLAKTVLLLSIWTVGYGICFTITYGYNEYFWDNSIAINLFFSATMWWMFGVWVICLITLFSSLLKNNTSVSLCIGGTVLLAYLLSVLPKEKWYSPTLLMNSNSLLMGVEEIDAYIKAIVITVFLCIVCVALSIPIINKRQI